The Streptococcaceae bacterium ESL0729 genome has a segment encoding these proteins:
- a CDS encoding helix-hairpin-helix domain-containing protein: MEMKDYLKTLRKNKYFLSGSLAVVVLSLSIFAFLLVNEKGVSRKDQEMDSSSLLKEFEQKEQENQEADSDDGSKGRQEFLMVDVKGEVMNPGIYKLKLDSRVDDALKLAGGISQDGDPKSINLAQKLSDEMVVYVAKIGDESAPTGSEKNQPNLASSKEDQVNKVNINTADLAELQTLPGVGLKKAQDILSYRQENGNFKSADDLKKVGGFGSKSLEKLKDSILIK; this comes from the coding sequence ATGGAAATGAAAGATTATCTCAAGACATTAAGGAAAAATAAATATTTTTTATCAGGCTCACTGGCAGTCGTCGTTCTAAGTTTAAGTATTTTTGCCTTCCTACTAGTAAATGAAAAAGGAGTAAGTAGAAAAGACCAGGAGATGGACAGTAGTAGCCTTTTAAAGGAATTTGAACAAAAGGAACAAGAAAATCAAGAAGCTGATAGTGATGATGGTAGTAAAGGAAGGCAAGAATTTTTAATGGTTGATGTCAAGGGTGAAGTTATGAATCCTGGGATTTACAAGCTAAAGCTTGATTCAAGGGTTGACGATGCCCTAAAACTTGCAGGTGGTATCAGCCAGGATGGTGATCCCAAATCTATCAATCTAGCCCAAAAATTGAGCGATGAGATGGTTGTTTATGTGGCGAAAATTGGTGATGAATCAGCTCCTACAGGCAGTGAAAAAAATCAACCAAACCTTGCTTCTAGTAAGGAAGACCAAGTCAATAAGGTAAACATTAATACAGCTGATTTGGCAGAACTTCAGACTTTGCCTGGCGTAGGCCTTAAAAAAGCCCAAGATATTCTTAGCTACCGCCAGGAAAATGGCAATTTTAAAAGTGCAGATGATCTAAAGAAGGTTGGCGGTTTTGGCAGTAAATCCCTTGAAAAATTAAAAGATAGCATTCTTATTAAATAA
- a CDS encoding ABC transporter permease — protein sequence MIRETFIVARQVYKSRIKSIGYWGIVLSPLTVALIGIGLTFLFMNLQDSGAPKLAIVNEPALSKFIEGEGAQKLELSDVANAQAAQEQLDKEEIDGYLEDTDGKYSLIVSSQANAKVDESSIRKILNQYQFLAQAQKLNLTSDQIAALEKNADLTVKSVDKKGDDKVGGVVANAANSLVSTITGIFIFTLLTIYVGMIAQEIANEKSSRIMEILLAATSAKVQYYGKLFGIFALACTQILIYLASGLVAYFFLRKNELVAIGLSFISGVDLSFIAITIVMVLVALFGYLVLASIVASLVNDQSQVQQAVAPVTYLSMVGYLIGFGVSGSPGNLIIKILSYVPFISQSLMPTRLAIQYASMKEAIIALVIEIFTVFLVTKGAEKIYARNVLSYSDDKIIRQLINNFKNR from the coding sequence ATGATTAGAGAAACATTTATTGTCGCAAGACAGGTCTACAAGTCAAGAATTAAGTCCATTGGTTACTGGGGCATTGTTTTATCTCCTTTGACAGTTGCCCTAATTGGGATTGGTCTAACCTTCTTATTTATGAATCTTCAAGATTCAGGTGCTCCAAAACTAGCCATTGTCAATGAACCTGCCCTAAGTAAGTTCATTGAAGGTGAAGGTGCTCAAAAGCTTGAGCTTTCAGATGTGGCAAATGCCCAGGCTGCTCAAGAGCAACTTGATAAGGAAGAGATTGACGGCTACCTTGAGGATACAGATGGCAAATATAGTCTAATCGTTTCAAGTCAAGCCAATGCCAAGGTAGATGAAAGTTCAATCAGGAAAATTTTAAACCAATATCAATTTTTAGCCCAGGCTCAAAAACTCAATTTGACCAGTGATCAAATTGCAGCCCTTGAAAAAAATGCTGATCTGACCGTTAAAAGTGTTGATAAAAAAGGTGATGACAAGGTGGGAGGAGTCGTAGCTAATGCGGCTAATTCCTTGGTAAGTACCATTACAGGTATTTTTATCTTTACCCTTTTAACCATCTATGTGGGAATGATTGCCCAGGAAATCGCCAATGAAAAATCTTCAAGAATCATGGAAATTCTTCTAGCAGCAACTAGTGCTAAAGTCCAGTACTACGGAAAACTATTTGGTATCTTTGCCCTAGCCTGCACTCAGATACTGATTTACCTTGCTAGTGGTCTAGTAGCCTATTTCTTCCTTAGGAAAAATGAGCTGGTGGCCATTGGTCTATCCTTTATTTCAGGTGTCGACCTATCTTTTATAGCCATTACAATTGTTATGGTACTAGTTGCCCTCTTTGGTTATTTGGTTCTAGCATCAATTGTGGCCTCTTTAGTTAATGATCAAAGTCAAGTTCAGCAAGCTGTAGCTCCAGTTACCTATCTTTCAATGGTCGGATACCTCATTGGATTTGGAGTTTCTGGCTCTCCTGGAAACTTAATTATCAAAATCCTGTCCTATGTGCCCTTTATCTCGCAATCCCTCATGCCAACAAGGCTTGCCATTCAGTATGCTAGCATGAAGGAAGCGATTATTGCCCTTGTAATTGAAATTTTTACTGTCTTTTTGGTTACCAAGGGAGCTGAAAAAATATATGCTAGAAATGTCTTAAGTTATAGCGATGATAAGATTATTCGCCAGCTAATAAACAATTTTAAAAACCGATAA
- a CDS encoding ABC transporter ATP-binding protein, producing the protein MTLELENVSKTFGTKKAVDNLNMTVRPGEVMGLIGQNGAGKTTTFRMILDFINADKGSKISWQGQKITGSLKKKIGFLPEERGLYQKVTVEDQIIYFAELHGMKRADAKEKLLKWMDTLEVVGKVTDKVQSLSKGNAQKIQLIATIIHEPEFLILDEPFTGLDPVNTALMMQEINRLKDKGAAIIFSSHNMDGVERLSDNLTMLKQGRAVLQGDIGHIRNQFGRTEIYLESPDSDESLLALDGVLSLNKSGQGRLLKLRDAEAGHGVFSYVSRNGYVQSFVQSPPSLDEIFRREVAVND; encoded by the coding sequence ATGACTTTAGAGTTAGAAAATGTCAGCAAGACCTTTGGCACCAAAAAAGCTGTTGATAATTTAAATATGACAGTAAGGCCTGGTGAGGTCATGGGGCTGATTGGACAAAATGGAGCCGGTAAGACGACTACCTTTAGGATGATTTTAGATTTTATAAATGCTGACAAGGGTTCAAAAATCAGCTGGCAGGGTCAAAAAATCACAGGAAGTCTTAAAAAGAAGATTGGATTTTTACCAGAGGAGCGTGGTCTTTATCAGAAGGTAACTGTGGAAGATCAAATTATCTATTTTGCAGAACTTCATGGGATGAAGAGAGCTGACGCCAAGGAAAAATTATTAAAGTGGATGGACACCCTTGAGGTTGTAGGTAAGGTTACCGACAAGGTTCAAAGCCTTTCCAAGGGGAATGCCCAAAAAATCCAGTTGATTGCAACAATTATTCATGAACCTGAATTTTTAATATTAGACGAGCCCTTTACAGGTCTTGATCCCGTCAATACTGCCCTTATGATGCAGGAGATTAACCGTCTAAAGGATAAGGGAGCAGCCATTATTTTTTCAAGTCATAATATGGATGGGGTCGAGCGACTATCAGATAATCTAACCATGCTGAAGCAGGGGCGGGCTGTCCTTCAAGGAGATATCGGCCACATTAGAAATCAATTCGGCCGGACAGAAATTTACTTGGAATCTCCAGATTCTGATGAGAGCCTCCTAGCTCTTGATGGAGTTTTAAGCCTTAATAAAAGCGGTCAAGGACGACTTTTGAAGCTTAGGGATGCTGAAGCAGGGCATGGGGTCTTTAGCTATGTTAGTCGAAATGGCTATGTTCAGTCCTTTGTCCAGTCACCTCCAAGTCTTGATGAAATTTTCAGAAGGGAGGTTGCTGTAAATGATTAG
- the dnaK gene encoding molecular chaperone DnaK — translation MSKIIGIDLGTTNSAVAVLEGGDAKIIPNPEGNRTTPSVVAFKNGEIQVGEVAKRQAVTNPDTIASIKRHMGEDYKVEANGKSYTPQEISAMILQYLKGFAEDYLGEKVDKAVITVPAYFNDAQRQATKDAGKIAGLEVERIVNEPTAAALAYGLDKAEDTDEKVLVFDLGGGTFDVSILELGDGVFDVLSTAGDNHLGGDDFDNKIIDWMVAEFKKENGIDLSKDKMAMQRLKDSAEKAKKDLSGVSSTQISLPFITAGEAGPLHLELTLTRAKFDELTSDLVERTKEPVRRALSDAGLKASDIDEVILVGGSTRIPAVVEAVKKETGKEPNKSVNPDEVVAMGAAIQGGVITGDVKDVVLLDVTPLSLGIETMGGVMTKLIDRNTTIPTSKSQVFSTAADNQPAVDIHVLQGERPMAADNKTLGRFQLTDIPAAPRGIPQIEVTFDIDKNGIVSVKAKDLGTEKEQTIVIQSNSGLTDEEIDKMMKEAEANAEADAKRKEEVDARNEADSLVFQVGKTLQDLEGKLDEALVKKAEDAREELTKALEGDNIEDIKAKTASLNEVVQELSVKLYEQAAAEQQAASGDASQASSNDDVVDGDFEEVDK, via the coding sequence ATGTCTAAAATTATTGGTATTGACCTTGGAACAACAAACTCAGCAGTAGCAGTCCTTGAAGGTGGCGACGCTAAAATTATTCCAAATCCAGAAGGAAACCGTACAACTCCATCAGTTGTAGCCTTCAAAAACGGAGAAATCCAAGTTGGTGAAGTTGCTAAACGTCAAGCTGTAACAAATCCAGATACAATTGCATCAATCAAACGTCACATGGGTGAAGATTACAAGGTTGAAGCAAATGGTAAATCTTACACTCCACAAGAAATCTCAGCTATGATTCTTCAATACCTTAAAGGTTTTGCTGAAGACTACCTTGGAGAAAAAGTTGATAAAGCGGTAATTACAGTACCAGCTTACTTCAATGATGCTCAGCGTCAAGCTACTAAAGATGCTGGTAAAATTGCAGGTCTTGAAGTGGAACGTATCGTAAATGAACCAACAGCAGCAGCCCTTGCTTACGGTCTTGATAAGGCAGAAGATACTGACGAAAAAGTTCTTGTATTTGACCTTGGTGGTGGTACATTTGACGTATCTATCCTTGAACTTGGAGACGGAGTATTCGACGTACTTTCAACAGCTGGAGACAACCACCTAGGTGGGGATGACTTTGATAACAAGATTATCGACTGGATGGTTGCTGAATTCAAGAAAGAAAACGGAATTGACCTTTCTAAAGATAAAATGGCTATGCAACGTCTGAAAGATTCAGCTGAAAAGGCTAAAAAAGATTTATCAGGTGTAAGCTCAACTCAAATCAGCCTACCATTCATCACTGCAGGAGAAGCTGGACCTCTTCACTTAGAGTTAACTCTTACTCGTGCTAAATTCGATGAACTTACAAGTGATTTAGTAGAACGTACTAAAGAACCTGTTCGCCGTGCCCTTTCTGACGCTGGACTTAAGGCTTCAGATATCGATGAAGTTATCCTAGTTGGTGGATCAACTCGTATTCCTGCGGTAGTTGAAGCTGTTAAGAAAGAAACTGGTAAAGAACCAAACAAATCTGTTAACCCTGATGAAGTGGTAGCTATGGGTGCTGCTATCCAAGGTGGAGTCATCACAGGTGATGTTAAAGACGTAGTTCTTCTTGATGTAACACCACTTTCACTTGGTATTGAAACAATGGGTGGAGTTATGACTAAACTTATTGATCGTAACACTACTATCCCAACAAGTAAGTCACAAGTGTTCTCAACTGCAGCTGACAACCAACCAGCAGTAGATATTCACGTACTTCAAGGTGAACGTCCAATGGCAGCTGACAATAAAACTTTAGGTCGTTTCCAGCTTACAGACATTCCAGCAGCTCCTCGTGGTATCCCACAAATCGAAGTAACATTTGATATTGATAAAAATGGTATCGTATCAGTTAAGGCTAAAGATTTAGGAACTGAAAAAGAGCAAACAATCGTTATCCAATCTAATTCAGGACTTACTGATGAAGAAATCGATAAGATGATGAAGGAAGCTGAAGCTAATGCTGAAGCTGATGCTAAACGTAAGGAAGAAGTAGATGCTCGTAATGAAGCAGATTCACTTGTCTTCCAAGTTGGTAAAACTCTTCAAGACCTTGAGGGTAAACTTGACGAAGCTCTTGTTAAGAAAGCAGAAGATGCTCGTGAAGAACTAACCAAAGCCCTCGAAGGTGATAATATTGAAGATATCAAAGCTAAGACAGCTAGCCTTAATGAAGTTGTCCAAGAGCTTTCTGTGAAACTTTATGAACAAGCAGCAGCTGAGCAACAAGCGGCTAGTGGAGATGCATCACAAGCTTCATCAAATGATGATGTAGTTGATGGTGACTTCGAAGAAGTTGATAAATAA
- the grpE gene encoding nucleotide exchange factor GrpE, with product MSKEDLKKEERAEEVEENLVEEAKELVEELSELELLQKKADELEDKYLRTAAEMQNIQRRGVEERQSIQKYRSQDLAKKIIPSLDNLERALLVEGMDESVKKGIEMVQESLSNALKEEGVEEISTEGAFDPNFHMAVQTVPADDEHPADTIVQVFQKGYKLHDRVLRPSMVVVAQ from the coding sequence GTGTCTAAGGAAGATTTAAAAAAAGAAGAACGAGCAGAAGAAGTTGAAGAAAATTTGGTTGAAGAAGCCAAGGAGCTTGTCGAAGAGTTAAGTGAGCTTGAACTTCTTCAGAAGAAGGCTGATGAGCTTGAAGATAAGTACCTTCGTACGGCAGCTGAAATGCAAAACATTCAGCGTCGCGGAGTTGAAGAACGCCAAAGTATCCAAAAGTATCGTTCACAGGATTTGGCTAAAAAAATTATCCCAAGTCTTGATAACTTAGAGCGTGCTCTCCTTGTCGAAGGAATGGATGAGTCAGTTAAAAAAGGAATTGAGATGGTTCAAGAGAGCCTATCAAATGCCCTAAAAGAAGAGGGAGTTGAAGAAATTTCAACTGAAGGAGCTTTTGATCCTAACTTCCATATGGCAGTCCAGACTGTTCCAGCAGATGATGAACATCCGGCTGATACAATTGTGCAAGTCTTCCAAAAGGGTTACAAACTTCATGACCGAGTTTTAAGACCAAGCATGGTTGTAGTAGCTCAGTAA
- the hrcA gene encoding heat-inducible transcriptional repressor HrcA, with translation MLTKRQEDILSLIVIRYGSTHIPVGSKVLMDSIKASSATIRNDMKVLEDAGFLKKEHLSSGRVPSIDGYKYFVDNFLQPSQLDRDAIFEIMNSFDHDFYRLNDIFETAAGLLASRTGLTSFVLGIPPLEQRLTNFDIVILDSHSALAVMTLSTGSVKTNQFILPSSMAVDDVEKISALVKSRLVGKRVLDIHYALRTEIPQILAKFFQVTIDVSELFDYIFSVLYEEDIQMVDEYRLLDYAQHNDYLYRLLSDRDELAQNLRGMVDANNARTIKLGEDDLFKDLTLIAQRFIIPYRGIGTALVIAPIDIDYDRVVGLVDLIAKILSMKLADYYRYLDGNHYEVQK, from the coding sequence ATGTTAACAAAAAGACAAGAAGATATTTTGAGCCTGATTGTAATTAGGTACGGATCAACTCACATACCTGTTGGTTCCAAAGTTTTAATGGATTCAATCAAGGCATCAAGTGCCACCATCAGAAATGATATGAAGGTGCTTGAGGATGCTGGTTTTTTAAAGAAGGAGCATCTTTCTAGTGGTCGGGTACCATCAATCGATGGCTACAAGTACTTTGTCGATAACTTTTTACAGCCCAGTCAGTTGGACCGGGATGCAATCTTTGAGATTATGAACTCGTTTGACCATGATTTTTATAGGTTGAATGATATTTTTGAAACAGCAGCTGGCTTACTTGCAAGTAGGACGGGGCTCACAAGTTTTGTCTTGGGTATTCCGCCGCTTGAGCAGAGGCTAACAAATTTTGATATTGTAATTCTTGACAGTCATTCAGCCCTTGCTGTTATGACCTTAAGTACCGGAAGTGTTAAGACCAATCAGTTTATCCTACCAAGTAGTATGGCAGTTGATGATGTTGAGAAAATTTCGGCTCTTGTTAAGTCTAGGCTGGTCGGTAAGAGGGTTCTTGATATCCACTATGCTTTAAGGACTGAGATTCCTCAGATTCTGGCTAAGTTCTTTCAAGTAACAATTGATGTATCTGAACTTTTTGATTATATTTTTTCAGTCTTGTACGAGGAAGATATTCAGATGGTTGATGAATACAGGTTGCTTGACTATGCCCAGCATAATGATTACTTGTACCGCTTATTGAGTGACCGAGATGAGTTGGCTCAAAATCTTAGGGGGATGGTTGATGCTAATAATGCACGAACCATTAAGCTAGGGGAGGATGATCTTTTTAAGGATTTGACCCTCATAGCTCAGAGGTTTATTATCCCCTATCGGGGGATTGGTACGGCCCTTGTTATAGCACCGATTGATATAGATTATGACCGGGTGGTTGGTCTCGTTGATTTGATAGCAAAAATTCTATCAATGAAGCTGGCTGACTACTATAGGTACCTAGATGGTAATCACTACGAGGTCCAAAAGTAG
- a CDS encoding glycoside hydrolase family 73 protein: MRRKLKLPFFIFFILIELLVTLFIGNFSLEHTDQSSSKLEETIVKIDRKEFIKEIAPAAEEVQEAYGIRASLIIAQASLESNFGQSELASKYKNLFGVKADSSGKHIKLETKEYLDGEWITATGDFAWYDSWRDSIIAHARLMREGVDWDKSKYAAVVAAGDYKEAAQAIQDAGYATDPTYASKLIELIEQYKLYQYDN; encoded by the coding sequence GTGAGACGAAAGTTAAAGCTACCATTTTTTATCTTTTTTATCTTAATTGAGCTTTTGGTAACTCTCTTTATTGGTAACTTTTCCCTGGAGCATACCGACCAAAGTTCAAGTAAGCTTGAGGAAACGATAGTAAAAATTGATCGTAAGGAGTTTATCAAAGAGATAGCTCCTGCTGCTGAGGAGGTTCAAGAAGCCTACGGAATAAGAGCTTCTTTAATCATAGCTCAGGCAAGTCTTGAATCAAACTTTGGCCAGAGTGAACTTGCCAGCAAGTATAAAAACTTATTTGGCGTAAAGGCAGATAGTAGCGGGAAACATATTAAACTTGAAACCAAGGAATACCTGGACGGAGAGTGGATTACAGCTACTGGTGATTTTGCCTGGTATGACTCTTGGAGGGATTCAATCATAGCCCATGCAAGGCTTATGCGTGAGGGAGTTGATTGGGACAAGAGCAAGTATGCAGCTGTTGTTGCCGCAGGTGACTACAAGGAAGCGGCCCAGGCCATTCAAGATGCAGGCTATGCAACTGATCCTACCTATGCCAGTAAGTTAATTGAGTTAATCGAGCAGTATAAATTATATCAATATGACAATTAA
- a CDS encoding phosphoglycerate mutase family protein, giving the protein MVKIYLVRHGKTMFNTIGRAQGWSDTPLTKTGEIGIIELGLGFKDRGLKFDRAYSSDSGRTLQTMNLILSQSDNQDIPYTMDPRIREWCFGSMDGAYDGELFGGVLPRTDAYKGQDIEKLSYEDMARGIMEVDTAGWAEPWEVLRDRILTGFEDIAREAVDTGAKNIVIVSHGLTIATFIHLINPDQPRVQELDNGSVTELTYDGEFKVEAVGDMSYRMTGRKLMDDLT; this is encoded by the coding sequence ATGGTTAAAATTTACTTGGTAAGGCATGGTAAAACCATGTTTAATACAATTGGTCGGGCTCAAGGTTGGTCAGATACTCCCCTAACTAAGACAGGAGAAATTGGTATTATTGAACTTGGACTTGGTTTTAAGGATAGGGGGCTTAAGTTTGACAGGGCCTACTCATCAGACAGCGGGAGAACCCTTCAGACCATGAATTTAATCTTGAGTCAGTCTGACAATCAAGACATTCCTTATACCATGGATCCAAGAATCCGTGAATGGTGTTTTGGATCTATGGACGGGGCCTATGATGGTGAGTTATTTGGTGGTGTTCTACCAAGGACTGATGCCTATAAGGGGCAGGATATTGAAAAATTAAGCTATGAGGACATGGCCCGTGGTATCATGGAAGTTGATACAGCAGGTTGGGCTGAACCTTGGGAAGTTTTGAGGGACCGAATCCTAACAGGTTTTGAGGATATAGCAAGGGAGGCCGTTGACACGGGTGCCAAAAATATTGTAATCGTTAGCCACGGATTAACTATTGCAACTTTTATCCACTTAATTAACCCAGACCAACCAAGAGTTCAAGAGCTTGACAATGGAAGTGTTACTGAGCTTACCTATGACGGTGAATTTAAGGTTGAAGCAGTTGGTGACATGTCTTACAGGATGACGGGTCGAAAATTGATGGATGACTTAACATAA
- a CDS encoding lysozyme family protein: MFKLIRRLIILAALLFAGLYLFNVHKNVKQVLSYKPYIEESLKNHGVAGNNDTELALAIIYTETKGQAADVMQSSESLGYEPNAISSQEDSIKQGIITLSERLQAASLAGVDIWTGVQAYNFGEAYIDYVAQRGKKNTLKLSESYSADVLAKSLGNEDAATYKHLTPISFFFNGGKLYVNGGNIFYAWEVRINLYLVRFMSWF; the protein is encoded by the coding sequence ATGTTTAAACTAATTCGAAGGTTAATTATCCTTGCTGCCTTGCTTTTTGCAGGTTTGTATCTTTTTAATGTCCATAAAAATGTCAAGCAAGTCTTGTCCTACAAGCCTTATATTGAGGAAAGCTTGAAGAATCACGGGGTGGCAGGTAATAATGACACCGAGCTTGCCTTGGCCATAATTTATACAGAAACTAAGGGTCAGGCAGCTGACGTCATGCAGTCTAGCGAAAGCTTGGGTTATGAGCCTAATGCTATTTCCAGTCAGGAAGATAGCATAAAGCAGGGTATCATTACCCTATCAGAACGACTTCAGGCGGCATCTTTAGCAGGTGTTGATATTTGGACAGGAGTTCAGGCCTATAATTTTGGTGAGGCCTACATTGATTACGTGGCCCAAAGGGGGAAGAAAAATACCCTCAAGCTTAGTGAAAGTTACTCAGCAGATGTTCTTGCCAAGTCTTTGGGCAATGAGGATGCGGCTACTTACAAGCATCTAACACCTATTTCCTTCTTTTTTAATGGTGGAAAGTTATACGTCAATGGCGGTAACATCTTCTATGCTTGGGAGGTAAGGATTAATTTATACCTTGTACGATTTATGAGTTGGTTTTAA
- a CDS encoding nucleoid-associated protein — MLDIYVKKAIIHSFDPGQEELDFSENLLDLSPALLDYVSKKLEKVYTDKAKRGELSAENNFLALIGPDFLATSKEIARLWQKEYCLAESPKLSDLLFVEFEKDAVSHFAFMRMALRENFSHLVENQSITIKRTQKSLPGAGSPADEALVINMMSGSYHLIEKRIKHNGKTYNYLSENILAHKPHMSIDHAVKAIKKTAESVAGDFNRDDFEFSSKVQNIVHASIEEHQSLDPDSLADQFFSDNLTARLEFKDNLKELLPQKVDFSEISSQGLEKKLSNQKLSLSNGIELMVPQSLYDDVDSVEFIQEEDGSYSILIKNIEEIKNKW; from the coding sequence ATGTTAGACATATATGTAAAAAAAGCAATCATTCACTCTTTTGACCCAGGCCAAGAAGAATTGGATTTTTCAGAAAATCTACTTGATTTGAGTCCTGCTCTTTTAGACTATGTCAGTAAAAAGCTTGAAAAAGTCTACACCGACAAGGCCAAAAGGGGTGAATTATCTGCTGAAAATAATTTTCTAGCCCTTATTGGGCCTGATTTTCTTGCAACAAGTAAGGAGATTGCAAGGCTTTGGCAAAAAGAATATTGCCTAGCTGAAAGTCCCAAACTAAGTGACCTACTCTTTGTTGAATTTGAAAAAGATGCAGTCAGCCATTTTGCCTTTATGAGGATGGCTTTGCGGGAAAATTTTTCCCACCTGGTTGAAAATCAATCAATTACGATTAAAAGAACTCAAAAGAGTCTACCTGGTGCAGGTAGTCCAGCCGATGAGGCTCTTGTTATCAACATGATGTCAGGGAGCTATCATTTAATCGAAAAGAGAATCAAACATAATGGAAAAACTTATAACTACCTGTCAGAAAATATTCTGGCTCATAAGCCCCATATGTCAATTGACCATGCTGTGAAGGCCATCAAAAAGACTGCCGAGTCAGTTGCTGGTGACTTTAATAGGGATGATTTTGAATTTTCTTCCAAGGTTCAAAATATTGTCCATGCATCGATTGAAGAACATCAGTCCCTTGATCCAGATAGCCTGGCTGATCAATTCTTCTCAGATAATCTGACTGCCCGCCTTGAATTCAAGGATAATCTTAAGGAACTTTTACCCCAGAAGGTGGATTTTTCAGAGATTTCCAGTCAGGGACTTGAAAAGAAATTATCCAATCAAAAACTTTCCCTCTCAAACGGGATTGAACTCATGGTGCCCCAAAGCCTCTACGATGATGTTGATTCTGTCGAATTCATCCAGGAAGAGGACGGGAGCTATTCGATTTTGATTAAAAATATTGAAGAAATAAAAAATAAGTGGTAA
- a CDS encoding serine hydroxymethyltransferase, translating to MIFKEEDYILQDPELWAAVRAEENRQQQNIELIASENVASPAVMAAQGSLLTNKYAEGYPGRRYYGGTEAVDVVENLAIERAKELFGAKFANVQPHSGSQANQAAYMSLIQPGDKVMGMDLAAGGHLTHGAAVSFSGKTYDFTPYGVDSTTEELDYEAILDLAREVQPKLIVAGASAYSKAIDFAEFRKIADEVGAKLMVDMAHIAGLVAAGLHQNPMEYADLVTTTTHKTLRGPRGGMILTNDEDLAKKINSSIFPGIQGGPLEHVIAAKAVAFKEAMGQDFIDYQSQVIKNAQAMVEVFDQEEGLRVISGGTDNHLFMLDVTGLDINGKEAQNLLDEVSITLNKNSIPFEPLSPFITSGVRIGTPAITSRGFKEEESREVARLIIKAFKNKNNPQVLDQVKVEVKNLTDKFPLYK from the coding sequence ATGATTTTTAAGGAAGAAGATTACATCTTACAAGACCCTGAATTATGGGCAGCTGTGCGTGCAGAAGAAAATCGCCAGCAACAAAACATCGAGTTAATTGCCAGTGAAAATGTGGCCAGTCCTGCTGTAATGGCTGCTCAAGGAAGTCTTTTAACAAATAAATATGCTGAAGGATATCCAGGACGTCGTTATTACGGCGGAACTGAGGCTGTCGATGTGGTTGAAAATTTAGCCATTGAAAGGGCCAAGGAACTTTTTGGAGCTAAGTTTGCAAATGTTCAGCCTCATTCAGGTAGCCAGGCCAACCAGGCAGCTTATATGAGCTTGATTCAACCAGGTGACAAGGTAATGGGAATGGACCTTGCAGCTGGAGGACACTTAACCCACGGGGCAGCAGTAAGCTTCTCAGGAAAGACCTATGATTTTACACCTTACGGAGTTGATTCAACAACAGAAGAGCTTGACTATGAGGCTATTTTAGACTTGGCCCGTGAGGTTCAACCTAAACTTATCGTAGCTGGAGCATCAGCCTACTCAAAAGCCATTGATTTTGCCGAATTTCGTAAAATCGCTGATGAGGTTGGGGCAAAACTGATGGTCGATATGGCTCACATCGCAGGTCTTGTAGCAGCTGGTCTCCACCAAAATCCTATGGAATATGCTGACCTTGTAACAACTACAACCCATAAAACCCTAAGGGGACCTCGCGGAGGAATGATTCTTACCAATGATGAGGATTTAGCCAAGAAGATAAATAGCAGCATCTTTCCAGGTATTCAAGGGGGACCTTTAGAGCATGTCATCGCAGCCAAGGCTGTTGCCTTTAAAGAAGCGATGGGGCAAGACTTTATTGACTATCAAAGTCAGGTAATTAAAAATGCCCAGGCTATGGTTGAGGTTTTTGACCAAGAAGAAGGTCTTCGTGTCATAAGTGGTGGTACCGACAATCACTTATTCATGCTGGATGTTACAGGTCTTGATATCAATGGTAAGGAAGCTCAAAATCTTTTAGATGAGGTGAGCATTACCCTCAATAAAAATTCAATTCCCTTTGAACCCCTAAGCCCTTTTATTACAAGTGGTGTAAGGATTGGAACTCCAGCTATCACTAGCCGCGGTTTTAAGGAAGAAGAATCAAGGGAGGTCGCAAGACTTATCATTAAGGCTTTCAAGAATAAGAATAATCCTCAAGTTCTTGATCAAGTAAAGGTTGAGGTTAAAAACCTAACTGATAAGTTCCCCCTGTATAAATAA